From Sardina pilchardus chromosome 9, fSarPil1.1, whole genome shotgun sequence, a single genomic window includes:
- the LOC134092139 gene encoding E3 ubiquitin/ISG15 ligase TRIM25-like isoform X2, producing MAESAVSDQNPCRCPVCLDRLKDPVTTACGHSYCKSCIDDCWNEEDQKGVYSCPQCRETFSPRPVLKKNTVLAELVDKLKIAEIQEAFYESCLAGPGDVECDVCTEKKLRAVKFCLVCLVSFCEIHVQPHYKSAAFKKHDLVEASADLYKRICSQHDRLLDVFCHTDQKCICLLCTINEHKGHDTVSAAAERNEKQMTLDETRKKSQQQIQNTEKELQELKKAVVTHRNCAQEAVKHSEMVFRELLQSIERCRSEVIQLIRDQEKAAVSQADKVIKDLEQEVAEMRRGQAKLDQLSHEEDHVHFLQSYQTLDLAAVCKHLPSVTFSPNLSFEDPRFALSAQTQYVEQVLQLQMAEITRQVGVGRKSFVTIDTGGEVAYENTMEEQGGAAYEYDGQQDKICPICMEEFIDEEKLPCDHGFCKDCLRQSVESMGAICPVCKKVFGKIVGDQPDGAMTYKYQSLSLPGFKGCGRIVIDYQIPTGTQSDKHPKPGRPFQGARRTAYLPDNKEGREVLVLLKRAFDQRLIFTVGISRTSGMDDCVIWNDIHHKTNVQGGAQNFGYPDDDYLKRVRDELKAKGIE from the exons ATGGCTGAATCAGCAGTAAGCGATCAGAATCCATGTCGGTGTCCCGTGTGCCTGGATCGGTTGAAAGACCCAGTCACTACAGCTTGTGGACACAGTTATTGTAAGAGCTGCATTGATGATTGCTGGAATGAGGAAGACCAGAAGGGTGTGTACAGCTGTCCACAGTGCAGAGAGACGTTCAGCCCAAGACCTGTTCTGAAGAAAAACACAGTGTTGGCTGAGCTGGTGGACAAACTGAAGATTGCTGAGATACAGGAAGCTTTCTATGAATCTTGCCTTGCTGGACCAGGAGACGTGGAGTGTGATGTCTGCACAGAGAAAAAGCTCAGGGCAGTCAAATTCTGCCTGGTGTGTCTGGTGTCTTTCTGTGAAATCCATGTCCAGCCTCACTATAAATCTGCTGCATTTAAGAAACACGATCTGGTCGAGGCATCTGCAGACCTTTACAAGAGGATCTGCTCTCAGCACGACCGACTTCTTGATGTATTCTGCCACACTGACCAGAAATGTATCTGCTTGTTGTGCACCATTAATGAACATAAAGGCCATGACACagtctcagcagcagcagaaaggaATGAGAAACAG ATGACTCTGGACGAGACGAGGAAGAAATCCCAGCAACAAATACAGAATACAGAGAAGGAACTGCAGGAGCTGAAAAAGGCTGTGGTGACTCACCGG AACTGTGCTCAGGAGGCTGTGAAACACAGTGAGATGGTCTTCAGGGAGCTGCTCCAGTCCATTGAAAGGTGCCGTTCTGAGGTAATTCAGCTGATCAGAGATCAGGAGAAGGCAGCGGTGAGCCAGGCTGACAAAGTCATAAAGGACCTGGAGCAGGAGGTTGCTGAGATGAGAAGAGGACAGGCTAAGCTGGATCAGCTCTCACATGAGGAGGACCATGTCCATTTCCTCCAG AGTTACCAGACCCTCGACCTGGCTGCTGTATGTAAACATTTACCCAGTGTCACTTTCAGTCCAAACCTGTCATTTGAAGACCCGCGGTTCGCTCTCTCTGCTCAGACGCAGTACGTAGAACAAGTTCTGCAACTTCAAATGGCAGAGATTACAAGACAAG TTGGAGTTGGAAGAAAGAG CTTTGTCACCATAGACACAGGAGGGGAGGTAGCTTATGAGAACACTATGGAAGAGCAAGGAGGAGCAGCATATGAATATGATGGACAACAGGACAAGATCTGCCCTATCTGTATGGAAGAGTTTATAGATGAAGAGAAGCTGCCATGTGACCATGGTTTCTGTAAAGACTGCTTAAGACAGTCAGTGGAAAGCATGGGTGCCATCTGCCCGGTGTGTAAGAAGGTGTTTGGAAAGATTGTGGGAGACCAGCCAGATGGAGCGATGACATACAAATATCAGAGTCTATCGCTTCCTGGGTTTAAAGGATGTGGCAGGATAGTCATTGACTATCAAATTCCCACTGGCACTCAGTCG GACAAGCATCCAAAACCTGGTCGACCATTCCAAGGTGCACGTAGAACAGCTTACTTGCCAGACAacaaggaagggagggaggtacTGGTACTCCTGAAGAGGGCCTTTGACCAGAGGTTGATATTTACAGTGGGCATCTCACGTACCAGTGGCATGGATGACTGTGTGATCTGGAACGATATCCATCATAAAACCAACGTTCAAGGAGGAGCACAAAA TTTTGGCTACCCGGATGATGACTACCTGAAGAGAGTGCGAGATGAACTCAAAGCCAAAGGCATTGAGTGA
- the LOC134092139 gene encoding E3 ubiquitin-protein ligase Midline-1-like isoform X1 — protein sequence MAESAVSDQNPCRCPVCLDRLKDPVTTACGHSYCKSCIDDCWNEEDQKGVYSCPQCRETFSPRPVLKKNTVLAELVDKLKIAEIQEAFYESCLAGPGDVECDVCTEKKLRAVKFCLVCLVSFCEIHVQPHYKSAAFKKHDLVEASADLYKRICSQHDRLLDVFCHTDQKCICLLCTINEHKGHDTVSAAAERNEKQMTLDETRKKSQQQIQNTEKELQELKKAVVTHRNCAQEAVKHSEMVFRELLQSIERCRSEVIQLIRDQEKAAVSQADKVIKDLEQEVAEMRRGQAKLDQLSHEEDHVHFLQSYQTLDLAAVCKHLPSVTFSPNLSFEDPRFALSAQTQYVEQVLQLQMAEITRQETTVSFTWMNNDATSVGVGRKSFVTIDTGGEVAYENTMEEQGGAAYEYDGQQDKICPICMEEFIDEEKLPCDHGFCKDCLRQSVESMGAICPVCKKVFGKIVGDQPDGAMTYKYQSLSLPGFKGCGRIVIDYQIPTGTQSDKHPKPGRPFQGARRTAYLPDNKEGREVLVLLKRAFDQRLIFTVGISRTSGMDDCVIWNDIHHKTNVQGGAQNFGYPDDDYLKRVRDELKAKGIE from the exons ATGGCTGAATCAGCAGTAAGCGATCAGAATCCATGTCGGTGTCCCGTGTGCCTGGATCGGTTGAAAGACCCAGTCACTACAGCTTGTGGACACAGTTATTGTAAGAGCTGCATTGATGATTGCTGGAATGAGGAAGACCAGAAGGGTGTGTACAGCTGTCCACAGTGCAGAGAGACGTTCAGCCCAAGACCTGTTCTGAAGAAAAACACAGTGTTGGCTGAGCTGGTGGACAAACTGAAGATTGCTGAGATACAGGAAGCTTTCTATGAATCTTGCCTTGCTGGACCAGGAGACGTGGAGTGTGATGTCTGCACAGAGAAAAAGCTCAGGGCAGTCAAATTCTGCCTGGTGTGTCTGGTGTCTTTCTGTGAAATCCATGTCCAGCCTCACTATAAATCTGCTGCATTTAAGAAACACGATCTGGTCGAGGCATCTGCAGACCTTTACAAGAGGATCTGCTCTCAGCACGACCGACTTCTTGATGTATTCTGCCACACTGACCAGAAATGTATCTGCTTGTTGTGCACCATTAATGAACATAAAGGCCATGACACagtctcagcagcagcagaaaggaATGAGAAACAG ATGACTCTGGACGAGACGAGGAAGAAATCCCAGCAACAAATACAGAATACAGAGAAGGAACTGCAGGAGCTGAAAAAGGCTGTGGTGACTCACCGG AACTGTGCTCAGGAGGCTGTGAAACACAGTGAGATGGTCTTCAGGGAGCTGCTCCAGTCCATTGAAAGGTGCCGTTCTGAGGTAATTCAGCTGATCAGAGATCAGGAGAAGGCAGCGGTGAGCCAGGCTGACAAAGTCATAAAGGACCTGGAGCAGGAGGTTGCTGAGATGAGAAGAGGACAGGCTAAGCTGGATCAGCTCTCACATGAGGAGGACCATGTCCATTTCCTCCAG AGTTACCAGACCCTCGACCTGGCTGCTGTATGTAAACATTTACCCAGTGTCACTTTCAGTCCAAACCTGTCATTTGAAGACCCGCGGTTCGCTCTCTCTGCTCAGACGCAGTACGTAGAACAAGTTCTGCAACTTCAAATGGCAGAGATTACAAGACAAG AGACAACTGTTTCTTTTACATGGATGAACAATGATGCAACTTCAGTTGGAGTTGGAAGAAAGAG CTTTGTCACCATAGACACAGGAGGGGAGGTAGCTTATGAGAACACTATGGAAGAGCAAGGAGGAGCAGCATATGAATATGATGGACAACAGGACAAGATCTGCCCTATCTGTATGGAAGAGTTTATAGATGAAGAGAAGCTGCCATGTGACCATGGTTTCTGTAAAGACTGCTTAAGACAGTCAGTGGAAAGCATGGGTGCCATCTGCCCGGTGTGTAAGAAGGTGTTTGGAAAGATTGTGGGAGACCAGCCAGATGGAGCGATGACATACAAATATCAGAGTCTATCGCTTCCTGGGTTTAAAGGATGTGGCAGGATAGTCATTGACTATCAAATTCCCACTGGCACTCAGTCG GACAAGCATCCAAAACCTGGTCGACCATTCCAAGGTGCACGTAGAACAGCTTACTTGCCAGACAacaaggaagggagggaggtacTGGTACTCCTGAAGAGGGCCTTTGACCAGAGGTTGATATTTACAGTGGGCATCTCACGTACCAGTGGCATGGATGACTGTGTGATCTGGAACGATATCCATCATAAAACCAACGTTCAAGGAGGAGCACAAAA TTTTGGCTACCCGGATGATGACTACCTGAAGAGAGTGCGAGATGAACTCAAAGCCAAAGGCATTGAGTGA
- the LOC134092588 gene encoding E3 ubiquitin-protein ligase DTX3L-like, whose protein sequence is MAEAAVSDEDPYQCPVCLDRLKDPVTIACGHSYCKSCINGCWNQEDLKGVYSCPQCRETFSPRPVLKKNTVLAELVDKLKIETQEASFGPCLAGPGDVECDVCTEKKLKAVQSCLVCLASFCETHVQPHYKSAAFKKHKLVKASAHLQEKICSQHDRLLDVFCRTDQKCICMLCTMDEHSGHDTVSAAAERNEKQMTLKEMRKKSQQQIQRTEKELQELKKAVVTHKNCAQEAVKRSEMVFRELLQSIERCRSEVIQLIRDQEKAAVSQAAKVIKDLEQEVAEMRRGQAELDQLSHEEDHVHFLQIYQTLCPAALCKHLPSATFSPNLSFKDTGLTLSTLKQNVEQFLQLQMAKIKRQASVGAERRSFVTIDTGGEVEYETCPICMDEFTDKEKLWCGHAFCKDCLRQSVESMSAICPVCKKVFGKVVGDQPDGTMRYYRQNTVLPGFGLCVSIVINYQIPSGIQSSKHPNPGRSFQGTQRTAYLPDTKEGKEVLALLKRAFDQKLIFTVGTSRTGGMDDCVIWNDIHHKTNVHGGAQNFGYPDHDYLKRVRDDLKAKGIE, encoded by the exons ATGGCTGAAGCAGCAGTTAGCGATGAGGATCCATATCAGTGTCCCGTGTGCCTGGATCGATTGAAAGACCCAGTCACTATAGCTTGTGGACACAGTTATTGTAAGAGCTGCATTAATGGTTGCTGGAATCAGGAGGACCTGAAGGGTGTGTATAGCTGTCCACAGTGCAGAGAGACGTTCAGCCCAAGACCTGTTCTGAAGAAAAACACGGTGTTGGCTGAGCTGGTGGACAAACTGAAGATTGAGACACAGGAAGCTTCCTTTGGACCCTGCCTTGCTGGACCAGGAGACGTGGAGTGTGATGTCTGCACAGAGAAAAAGCTCAAGGCGGTCCAATCCTGTCTGGTGTGTCTGGCATCTTTCTGTGAAACCCATGTCCAGCCTCACTATAAATCTGCTGCCTTTAAGAAGCACAAGCTGGTCAAGGCTTCTGCACACCTTCAAGAGAAGATCTGCTCTCAGCATGACCGACTTCTTGATGTGTTCTGTCGCACTGATCAAAAATGTATCTGCATGTTGTGCACCATGGATGAACATAGTGGCCATGACACagtctcagcagcagcagaaaggaATGAGAAACAG ATGACACTGAAGGAGATGAGGAAGAAATCCCAGCAGCAAATCCAGAGGACAGAGAAGGAACTGCAGGAGCTGAAAAAAGCTGTGGTGACTCATAAG AACTGTGCTCAGGAGGCTGTGAAACGCAGTGAAATGGTCTTCAGGGAGCTGCTCCAGTCCATTGAAAGGTGCCGTTCTGAGGTAATTCAGCTGATCAGAGATCAGGAGAAGGCAGCGGTGAGCCAGGCTGCCAAAGTCATAAAGGACCTGGAGCAGGAGGTTGCTGAGATGAGAAGAGGACAGGCTGAGCTGGATCAGCTCTCACATGAGGAGGACCATGTCCATTTCCTCCAG atttaccAGACCCTCTGCCCGGCTGCTTTATGTAAACATTTACCCAGTGCCACTTTCAGTCCAAACCTGTCATTTAAAGACACGGGGCTCACTCTCTCTACTCTGAAGCAGAATGTAGAACAATTTTTGCAGCTTCAAATGGCAAAGATTAAAAGACAAG CTTCAGTTGGAGCTGAAAGGAGAAG CTTTGTCACAATAGACACAGGTGGGGAGGTAGAGTATGAGACCTGCCCTATCTGTATGGATGAGTTTACCGATAAAGAGAAGCTGTGGTGTGGCCATGCTTTCTGTAAGGACTGCCTAAGACAGTCAGTGGAAAGCATGAGTGCCATCTGCCCGGTGTGTAAGAAGGTGTTTGGAAAGGTTGTGGGAGACCAGCCAGATGGAACGATGAGATACTATAGACAAAACACAGTCCTTCCTGGATTTGGACTATGTGTCAGCATAGTCATTAACTATCAAATTCCCAGTGGCATTCAGTCG AGCAAACATCCCAATCCAGGTCGATCATTTCAAGGTACACAAAGAACAGCTTATTTGCCAGACACCAAGGAAGGGAAGGAGGTACTGGCACTCCTGAAGAGGGCCTTTGACCAGAAGTTGATCTTTACAGTGGGCACCTCACGTACCGGTGGCATGGATGACTGTGTGATCTGGAATGATATCCATCATAAAACCAACGTCCATGGAGGAGCACAAAA TTTTGGCTACCCGGATCATGACTACCTAAAGAGAGTGCGAGATGACCTCAAAGCCAAAGGCATTGAGTGA